A single genomic interval of Arthrobacter globiformis harbors:
- the argJ gene encoding bifunctional glutamate N-acetyltransferase/amino-acid acetyltransferase ArgJ, which produces MTVTAPKGFRAAGVTAGLKASGNPDLALVVNDGPSKAAAAVFTSNRVAAAPVHWSRQVVSDGRVDAVILNSGGANACTGPQGFQNTHTTAEKTAEALGLSATDVFVCSTGLIGEQLPMDKIVPGIDAAAAALSTDGGAQAATAIMTTDSVPKQAVFTGADAGGNEFTIGGIAKGAGMLAPGLATMLVVLTTDADVQPEMLDLVLRDATRVTFDRADSDGCMSTNDTVVLLASGASKAVPSAETFGQGLTQVCAELARKLIGDAEGASHDIAIRTFNAATERDAETVSRAVARSNLFKAAIFGKDPNWGRVLSAVGTTDAAFEPDQLNVSMNGIQICQNGGIGQDRKLVDLEPREVLVEIDLQAGDAEATIWTNDLTHDYVHENSAYSS; this is translated from the coding sequence GTGACCGTTACCGCACCCAAGGGATTCCGCGCCGCCGGCGTCACGGCCGGCCTCAAGGCCTCAGGAAACCCGGACCTCGCCCTCGTGGTCAACGACGGACCGTCCAAGGCCGCAGCCGCCGTCTTCACCTCCAACCGGGTGGCCGCGGCCCCCGTCCACTGGTCGCGCCAGGTGGTCTCGGACGGCCGCGTCGACGCTGTGATCCTCAACTCCGGCGGTGCCAACGCCTGCACCGGCCCGCAGGGCTTCCAGAACACGCACACGACGGCGGAGAAGACGGCCGAGGCGCTCGGCCTGTCCGCCACCGACGTCTTCGTCTGTTCCACCGGCCTGATAGGCGAGCAGCTGCCCATGGACAAGATCGTCCCGGGCATCGACGCCGCGGCAGCCGCCCTGAGCACGGACGGCGGTGCCCAGGCCGCCACGGCCATCATGACCACCGATTCGGTGCCCAAGCAGGCGGTCTTCACCGGCGCCGACGCCGGGGGAAACGAATTCACCATCGGCGGCATCGCCAAGGGCGCCGGAATGCTGGCGCCCGGGCTTGCCACCATGCTGGTGGTGCTCACCACGGATGCGGACGTCCAGCCGGAAATGCTCGATCTCGTCCTCCGCGACGCCACGCGGGTCACCTTCGACCGTGCCGACTCCGACGGCTGCATGTCCACCAACGACACCGTGGTGCTGCTGGCCTCCGGCGCGTCCAAGGCCGTTCCGTCCGCCGAGACCTTCGGCCAGGGCCTCACCCAGGTCTGCGCCGAGCTGGCCCGCAAGCTGATCGGCGACGCCGAGGGCGCCAGCCATGACATCGCGATCCGGACGTTCAACGCCGCCACCGAGCGCGATGCCGAAACCGTCAGCCGCGCCGTGGCCCGCTCCAACCTCTTCAAGGCAGCCATCTTCGGCAAGGACCCCAACTGGGGCCGCGTGCTCTCCGCCGTGGGCACCACCGACGCCGCGTTCGAACCGGACCAGCTCAACGTGTCCATGAACGGGATCCAGATCTGCCAGAACGGCGGCATCGGCCAGGACCGCAAGCTCGTGGACCTGGAGCCGCGCGAGGTGCTCGTGGAGATTGACCTGCAGGCCGGCGATGCAGAAGCCACCATCTGGACCAACGACCTCACGCACGACTACGTCCACGAGAACAGCGCCTACTCAAGCTAG
- the argC gene encoding N-acetyl-gamma-glutamyl-phosphate reductase produces the protein MTISVAVSGASGYAGGEVLRLLAGHPDVTIGAITAHSNAGSRLGELQPHLHGLASRILEDTSVENLSGHDVVFLALPHGASAEIAAKLPEGTVVIDAGADHRLESATAWEKFYGSDHAGTWPYGLPELPGQREKLKGANRIAVPGCYPTSALLALTPGFAGGLLEGNDVVIVAASGTSGAGKAAKVNLIGAEVMGSMSPYGVGGGHRHTPEIEQGLSNASGEPVTVSFTPTLAPMSRGILTTATARVKPGVGAEELRRAWAEAYDDEPFVHLLPEGQWPTTKSVQGSNHAAMQLAFDPHVGRVIVTCAIDNLTKGTAGGAVQSMNIALGLPETAGLNLQGVAP, from the coding sequence ATGACTATTTCTGTTGCCGTTTCAGGGGCCAGCGGCTATGCCGGCGGCGAAGTCCTCCGCCTCCTGGCCGGCCATCCGGACGTCACCATCGGAGCCATCACGGCACACAGCAACGCCGGTTCCAGACTAGGCGAACTGCAGCCGCATCTCCATGGCCTGGCCAGCAGGATTCTCGAGGACACCAGCGTGGAGAACCTGTCCGGGCACGACGTCGTGTTCCTGGCCCTCCCGCACGGGGCGTCCGCCGAAATCGCGGCCAAGCTCCCCGAGGGAACGGTGGTGATCGACGCCGGCGCGGACCACCGCCTGGAGTCCGCCACCGCGTGGGAAAAGTTTTACGGCTCGGACCACGCCGGAACGTGGCCGTACGGCCTGCCTGAGCTGCCGGGCCAGCGCGAGAAACTCAAGGGTGCCAACCGGATCGCCGTTCCGGGCTGCTACCCGACGTCGGCCCTGCTCGCTCTCACGCCCGGTTTCGCCGGCGGACTGCTCGAGGGGAACGACGTCGTCATCGTCGCCGCCTCCGGCACTTCCGGCGCAGGCAAGGCAGCCAAGGTGAACCTCATCGGCGCCGAGGTCATGGGCTCCATGAGCCCCTATGGCGTGGGCGGCGGCCACCGGCACACGCCGGAGATCGAGCAGGGCCTGTCCAACGCCTCCGGCGAGCCGGTGACGGTTTCCTTCACGCCCACCCTGGCGCCCATGAGCCGGGGCATCCTCACCACCGCCACCGCACGGGTCAAGCCCGGCGTCGGGGCCGAGGAACTGCGCCGTGCCTGGGCGGAGGCGTACGACGACGAGCCGTTCGTCCACCTGCTGCCCGAAGGCCAGTGGCCCACCACCAAGTCCGTGCAGGGCTCCAACCACGCTGCCATGCAGCTGGCTTTCGACCCGCACGTCGGCCGCGTCATTGTCACGTGCGCCATCGACAACCTGACCAAAGGCACCGCCGGTGGAGCAGTGCAGTCCATGAACATTGCCCTTGGCCTGCCGGAGACCGCCGGCCTCAACCTGCAGGGAGTTGCCCCGTGA